The DNA region tatatgactTTCCGatgaaaaatttaacaaagaattgTTCCAGTAGAAGAAAGATGTTAGTATCGTTCGCTAACATGTAAAGTTGGTAGATATCTTCGATTTGTCTTCATATattcagcaaaaccaactagcttcaaatcaaatcttttgaCTACCTAGAGAAAGTTCAAGTATTAGTACATGTACATGCGTGTAATGTTCACGGTTTTCAGGTTTAAAATGTCAAACTGAGATTTTCaacacttttttattatttacgaCACCACTCCTATGTGACATTTCAGATTTATAGGATACTAGAcatgctatattttttttatataccatGCTAGATATCATCTCTCTATTCAATCCATCATCTCAAGAAAGTGTGAAAAGGCTAAGGCTTTCAAATCAACCGAGTTCATATTTGGGATACTCACACCAAAAACTAAAGAGCTAGAGATATTGAACACCATTATATTCAATTAATGACACCAATCGATCTGCAGCTTAtcgattaaaattaaaattgcatATAGATTCCAATATATTGGTTAGTTCTATCTTATTATGACATTTTACGTATATACATGCATTTAAGcagtttgattaatatataaattgtaaagATGAAAACTAGACATTAAATTTAGAACAATCTTGTCCTGGTTAGATCAAAGAAACAATATCGTCTGTATTTTAAAGTCTAGACGATTTGAATCTTCACAAGTTCGCATGCAGGTGATAGTTTCGAGTATTCTGGAAGTTCTAACGCCCGAATCATCAAGGAATCAACATATCGTCTGTTGCGTGTCGATTTACTGTATGTTTTCATATGTTACATGTACTTTTTAATCTGTTTGTTACAAACGAAAAAGATATTACAATATTTTCAAGTGaaataagtaaagaaaaaatatttaatagctTTATGTAAAAGAAACGGACATCTTCAATAATGACGTAACCTCACGTGCATGGTCAAAGTGATAAGTTGAGAATCATTTCCCCGATAGTTTTATGTGGTTCTTACTGataatttactaatttgttACGTATTACTTTGTAGACTAATTTCCTCGactttaaattaaactaaaaatagtTTAGTACTTTCGGCATTGGCTTCGaggaataaaaatatttattattaatcatgATTACTTTcctttgtttattattatgtaagtaaaaaagaaacaaagtattaaaatacaaatatttctGAGTCCCAACCTCAAAGCAAAGTCTATATAaactcaaactctctctctctctcaaattctcaaaaccTCTCTCaatcttgtttatttttataactcTTTAAGCTCTCATGGCTTGTTCTTACGTATTAACACCAAACCCAACCAAACTCAATCTCTCCTTTGCACCGTCCGATCTCGACGCTCCTTCTCCGTCCTCCTCCGTTAGTTTCACCGACACTAAACATGGGCGCCGTAGTAAACTCTCGTCAACAAACTCATCAATCTCAGACAGTACTACAACTCTAGTAAATTTCCCGAACTACCCTTCTCCGAACCCCGTAATTCCCGAGAAGGACACTTCACGTTGGAACCCTCTCCAACGAGCCGCCTCCGCCGCTCTCGACTTCGCCGAAACCGCATTGCTGAAACGCGAACGTTCTAAACCTCTCCCTAAAACCATTGATCCTCGCCATCAGATCTCCGGTAACTACGCTCCGGTGCCGGAACAACCCGTTAAATCATCTCTCTCCGTTGACGGAAAAATCCCTGACTGCATTGACGGCGTTTATCTCCGTAACGGCGCTAATCCACTCTTCGAACCAGTTTCTGGTCATCACCTATTCGACGGTGACGGTATGGTTCACGCCGTTAAAATCATTAACGGAGAGGCGAGTTACTCGTGCCGGTTTACGGAAACCGAGAGATTGGTTCAGGAGAAACAAATCGGTTCGCCGATTTTTCCTAAAGCCATAGGTGAGCTTCACGGTCACTCCGGTATCGCGCGGCTGATGCTCTTTTACGCACGTGGTTTATTCGGTTTATTAAATCACAAAAACGGAACCGGAGTTGCTAACGCCGGTTTGGTTTACTTCCACGACCGGTTATTAGCTATGTCCGAAGATGATCTGCCTTACCAGGTTCGTATAACCGACAATGGCGATTTAGAAACGGTCGGAAGGTTCGATTTCGACGGTCAGTTAAACTCCGCCATGATCGCTCACCCTAAGATCGATCCGGAGACGAAGGAGCTGTTCGCGTTGAGCTACGACGTCGTTAAGAAACCGTATTTGAAATACTTCAGATTCTCGCCGGACGGTGAGAAATCGCCGGACGTTGAGATCCCACTCGCGAGTCCGACGATGATGCATGATTTTGCGATCACCGAGAATTTCGTAGTGATCCCTGACCAACAAGTTGTGTTTCAACTCTCCGATATGTTTCTCGGGAAATCTCCGGTTAAGTACGACGGAGAGAAAATTTCCCGGTTTGGGATTTTGCCGAGAAACGCTAAAGACGCGTCGGAGATGGTATGGGTTGAGTCGCCGGAGACTTTTTGTTTCCATCTTTGGAACGCTTGGGAGTCACCGGAGACAGACGAGGTTGTGGTGATAGGATCTTGTATGACTCCGGCGGATTCGATCTTTAACGAGTGCGATGAGCAGCTCGATAGTGTTTTGTCTGAGATCCGGTTAAATCTCAAAACCGGGAAATCAACGCGAATAACTATAATTCCCGGTTCGGATCAGATGAATTTAGAAGCTGGTATGGTAAACCGGAATCTTCTCGGAAGGAAAACCCGGTATGCCTACCTAGCGATAGCTGAACCGTGGCCTAGGGTGTCGGGTTTCGCTAAAGTTGATCTTTCTACCGGAGAAGTTAAAAACCACTTCTACGGCGGTAAAAAATTCGGTGGTGAACCTTTTTTCTTACCTAGAGGGTTAGAATCAGACGGAGAAGATGACGGTTATATTATGTCATTTGTTCACGACGAGGAGAGTTGGGTATCGGAGCTTCAAATTGTTAACGCCGTTACGATGGAGCTAGAAGCAACCGTTAAATTGCCGTCAAGAGTACCGTATGGTTTCCACGGCACGTTTGTGAATTCAGCTGATATGTTAAACCAGGCTTAGTATGAAGTAAACCGAAACCGGTTAGGGTTTGGTTTATTGTGCAGAGgcagattttagtttttaatttatttattgagaagatatttttttgtgaattattttttggttcgAAGCGGTGGGAGCCAGCTTGAAGCTTGTGTAAGTAGAAGTTTTGCTTGCTCAGCTGGTTTCTGTTGCATTTTTTTCTGGTGTactaatataaaattgaaaattttgttaattacatTAATTAGTGACAATAATACTACTTCTCTTAGTTTTTATTGAACTACTATTCTTAAGGAACTACGACTAATCAACACATGTGTCATCAATACATTTATTCTTCTAATTGCATAAACCATTTGCACACATAATTAATGGTTTTGAAATTAGTATTCTGTGTTGTAAGGAAATATCATAACGACAAAGTCTAATGGAAAGGAAAGATACAAAATACTTTCAAAAGTGAGAGTGATTGGTGAACTGATAGTTACTTGGCATTAGGGTCCTTGTTGTCTCGTCGGAACTTACATAACTAGAGGAAAACTGTAAAAACAACCGTAGATCAAACGACTAATGAAATTTGTATTACggttgaaaatattttaaaataataatttaataaacatattAGATTATATTTTTAGGGGTGATTTATTGGTGCTCGATCAAAATGTAACACGTGATGACATTATAATGACATCTATGAATTCGAGATAATTATAGGTCGTCGTATCGAAACGACTAAACCCAAGTCAGATTGCCCTAATCTGCAGATCGATAAACGGTTTGGGGGCCGCTATAAAACGATAGTttaccacacacacacacccaaaaaaaaaaaaaaacaagacgtCAAACTCATTGCTTTTGTACTGCATGCGACCAAACTCATAAAATTATCGATTTTTGTGAGTTTATGTCATGGTCTGATTCAGCTAAACCCAAGTCAGATTGCCCTAATCAGATTGCCCTAATCCCAAGTCAGATTGCCCTAATCTGCAGATCGATAAACGTTTTGGGGGCCGCTATAAAACGATAGTttaccacacacacacacaaaaaaaaaaaaaaacaagacgtCAAACTCATTGCTTTTGTACTGCATGCGACCAAACTCATAAAATTATCGATTTTTGTGAGTTTATGTCATGGTCTGATTCAGCTAGGCATAAATATTATTTCGAACTACTACAAAATTTTACTTCGCCGCTATAGATTGCTgaaaatagtttatattttgatttgctTAAGGCTATGAATGGCAATAGAtttttcattggtttttttAGTTGTTAGATTTTTGcttttagattttttggtttttggtttttgctgtatagttaaaaattaataaatcaaaaagtcaaaaataaaaacattacgttgaaaataaaagtttttcacaaaaatctcaaattatggttttagtttctcttttaaatttggaaaaacccattaaaaaactagttttcctattttttaaggaatccaatttttaaaaatcttgaatggtgtaacatccgcgaaccagaatttgcatttttggtctgagtgtcgatcgacatcatgggtttgtcgatcgacaccatctttTCCAATTtcgattggtttgttttaattgctgtttggttcggtttggttcaattggaAATCCCTAAACCAAGTATATAAGAGGAGAAGTgacgaattaagggtttgaggttgttttgttttgtcgccgttgagagagaaaaatagggaaaaggagagaaagtgttggagagcctttgagagtgttcttgagagatttttgtcTTGTCGTTGGTGTTTTGGAGGGATCTGTGGCTGTGGAAGGGAGAGTTGTtattgggaacgaaggagaagcttcctaaggtgttggttCCACCGTTTCTTATTCaaatcttcctgtaaaagaggtgagtgtttgaccatggctgatctaagcctgagatctcttgtgtttggttgttccttgtctatttgtggtgtttgcttgcttggattccttgtctatttgtggtgtttgcttgcttgggtttgttgttttagtgattcccataggttcctgaggcgaTTGGGAgagtttgagacggtttcgTGGTGATTTGAAACGGAGGTTCGACGTTCGGATTTgtgcagatcgtgtctgcagagtcagtgtcgatcgacaccagtgtgGTGTCGGGCGACACCCTTTTGTGCTATCGTCGATCAACACcaatctggtgtcggtcgacaccaggttgtgttagtgtcgatcgacaccacttttAACCGTTTGTGAGTTGcttgtttgatgtgttgattCTGTTTGTTGGTTCAACTTAAcaatagaatctcagttgcttgtgtgtatagcacaatagatgggaggatagCCTCActgtgtatttttaataatactcatgcatctcaatatgtgtttgtggtgcaggtaaaggcaaagtgtgatcgtggaatcagggcgatgaggaggaggatgttctagaggcttgattgattgtggtctagccattgttagattgttagaattgagttgatagaacattgtaggatgttggaacttggttatttctttgttagttttggagtattgttttgttggttattggattgttaatgttagaatttttattggtttattggaacTGTTTTGGTTATCcactgttgttgattgttgctagatTGTTAGTGGATACGAAaccactagtaaaaaaaaaaaaaaaaaaaacggttgtttcaaatggaaaaaaaaaaaattttcaaaaaatcaaaaaaccaaaatcgaCTTAAAAAACGGCTGCTGCATccttcaatctttttttttttgcatcttaTTACGttcttcgaaaaaaaaaaatcattcaacgAGCCACCATCTATGGCACATATCAAGTCATGGATTCTTGCcattagtattttaaaaattgaagacactataatttttaaaaatattacaaaatgaaGATACATGTCTCATTGAccctcaaaacaaaaatcattaatGAAAAGGCAGATTGTTGCAAAAATCACCATAAGTATAACGACTTGTCGAGTAAGGCAATCAAAATAGCTGTCTAAAAGCTCAATGCGGGGACAGTTTGTGCCGACCATTTTGTGAGTAAGGACCATAAATAACTCATTGGTCACCTTTTGATTAAAAGATGAACTTTCAATTGTCCCTGTCCAaactgtgttttgttttttcttataaacaaaacaataaattgtCCTCTTTGTAAGTACATCGTTACAAAACAAATGTGCTTTTGGAAGTAGGAAcggtttcttttattttcgtcattttttttttttcgtttttgtaaTAGCCTCAAATCACTCAATAGCAAAAAGTATTTACACTATATAGAAATAGAGATGGTGAACATTAAGAAAATCGATCGCAATATGATGTTTGTCCAAGTAAACAAACTAGATAATACCACGTTTTAGCATATTTATCCCTCGCTAGCATGAATTTTGCATAGTACGATAAATATGGCTCACCTCCCGTacttataagaaaaaagaaagataaatatcCCAATAGAGACCGAACCAAGTAAAAGTCTATTGACTGTCATGCTAGCGAGGGTAGCTTGAATTCTTTTCTATCGGATCTGTTTCAgcaaaaaatgtaattaaggAAGGATCTAAGGAAGCATTCTAAAATATCGGCTGTCAACTGGATGCtgttttaagctttttttttttttttttaaatcattttccAAGAACAAAACGCCGTCCATGTGACATAaattgttatcttcttctttctcttaggtttttttttcgaCAAATTATTCATTATCCGATTCATTTGTAATAGTATAATTAAGAACAGAGAATCTTCCAAAAGACAGCGACAAATTTGGATGTGccataaataattatttttattacaaatgCTTAGGAAATTTTGGTTGCCGAAAATGAATTAGAactgaaaatttgtaaattagatgatatgtagttttattatataactcGTAGAGCTTCTCTTGAACTACTTgactttcttaatttttttggggtcaaaacTCTTGAAACTACTTGATATATTTCTAAACGGAGAGAAAG from Camelina sativa cultivar DH55 chromosome 3, Cs, whole genome shotgun sequence includes:
- the LOC104777036 gene encoding probable 9-cis-epoxycarotenoid dioxygenase NCED5, chloroplastic, coding for MACSYVLTPNPTKLNLSFAPSDLDAPSPSSSVSFTDTKHGRRSKLSSTNSSISDSTTTLVNFPNYPSPNPVIPEKDTSRWNPLQRAASAALDFAETALLKRERSKPLPKTIDPRHQISGNYAPVPEQPVKSSLSVDGKIPDCIDGVYLRNGANPLFEPVSGHHLFDGDGMVHAVKIINGEASYSCRFTETERLVQEKQIGSPIFPKAIGELHGHSGIARLMLFYARGLFGLLNHKNGTGVANAGLVYFHDRLLAMSEDDLPYQVRITDNGDLETVGRFDFDGQLNSAMIAHPKIDPETKELFALSYDVVKKPYLKYFRFSPDGEKSPDVEIPLASPTMMHDFAITENFVVIPDQQVVFQLSDMFLGKSPVKYDGEKISRFGILPRNAKDASEMVWVESPETFCFHLWNAWESPETDEVVVIGSCMTPADSIFNECDEQLDSVLSEIRLNLKTGKSTRITIIPGSDQMNLEAGMVNRNLLGRKTRYAYLAIAEPWPRVSGFAKVDLSTGEVKNHFYGGKKFGGEPFFLPRGLESDGEDDGYIMSFVHDEESWVSELQIVNAVTMELEATVKLPSRVPYGFHGTFVNSADMLNQA